Proteins encoded together in one Planctopirus ephydatiae window:
- the ribH gene encoding 6,7-dimethyl-8-ribityllumazine synthase, with product MTRTIEAQLLAPQEPVAIVVSRFNELVTNRLLEGAVSTYRRHGLPEDQITVVYVPGSFELPVVAQRLAQSKRYGAIVCLGAVIQGETTHHEYINQQVAAGLQKIALEYGIPVAFGVLTCPTMDHALDRSGGKAGNKGVEAALAAIETRNVLIELSRHEK from the coding sequence ATGACGCGCACTATTGAAGCTCAACTGCTTGCTCCTCAAGAACCAGTGGCGATTGTCGTCTCGAGGTTCAATGAACTCGTGACCAACCGCCTGCTGGAGGGAGCCGTTTCAACGTATCGTCGGCACGGTTTGCCCGAAGATCAGATCACGGTGGTGTATGTCCCCGGGTCGTTCGAGTTGCCTGTGGTGGCACAGAGGCTGGCACAATCCAAGAGATATGGTGCGATTGTCTGCCTGGGGGCTGTGATTCAGGGCGAGACCACTCACCACGAATACATCAACCAGCAGGTGGCGGCCGGCCTGCAGAAGATTGCTCTGGAGTATGGCATCCCGGTGGCTTTCGGTGTGCTGACCTGCCCGACGATGGATCATGCTTTGGATCGATCGGGCGGGAAAGCGGGGAACAAAGGTGTTGAGGCGGCACTGGCAGCGATTGAAACCCGCAACGTGCTCATCGAACTTTCCCGTCATGAGAAATAA
- the rho gene encoding transcription termination factor Rho produces MKPRASMNRSTEASATGEAPPIPLGSFRRESQSGRATSTSGSAAGREPVREQDQDRVDRRTEEFSAPPLARSQALPPDDDDQPLPGDDKYEQAKNGENEIHVAELQRLTMKELIDIARAENITEYTGLKKQDLIFKILKERTKLHGLMFGEGTLEILPDGFGFLRSPDYHYLPCPDDIYVSPSQIRRFGLRNGATVAGQIRPPKENERYFALLRVEAINGEDPNLLTEKVFFDDLTPLHPERRLKLAGTSSDYSSRVVDMIAPIGMGQRGLIVSPPKAGKTILLQNLAKAVLANEPDVYVIVLLIDERPEEVTDMERQVKGRNCEVISSTFDEPPSRHIQVSEMVIEKAKRMVEYGQHVVIFLDSITRLARAWNSEVPHSGKILTGGVDANALQHPKRFFGAARNVEEGGSLTIIATALVDTGSKMDDVIFEEFKGTGNTELHLDRRMVEKRVWPAIDINRSGTRREELLFNEEELRKIWILRRVVGDMNPVEAMELLTSRLRRTKTNEEFLSTMNLS; encoded by the coding sequence ATGAAACCTCGTGCCTCGATGAATCGTTCGACAGAAGCCTCTGCCACCGGAGAGGCCCCGCCCATCCCGCTAGGTTCCTTCCGAAGGGAATCTCAGTCAGGTCGTGCGACGTCTACGAGCGGCTCTGCTGCCGGTCGAGAACCTGTGCGCGAACAAGATCAGGATCGAGTCGATCGTCGAACAGAAGAGTTCAGTGCGCCACCACTCGCTCGATCGCAGGCTCTGCCACCTGATGACGACGACCAGCCGCTTCCCGGCGACGACAAGTACGAGCAAGCGAAGAACGGCGAAAACGAAATCCATGTCGCTGAACTCCAGCGATTGACGATGAAAGAACTCATCGACATTGCCCGAGCGGAGAACATTACCGAGTACACCGGGCTCAAAAAGCAGGATTTGATTTTCAAGATTCTCAAAGAGCGCACCAAGCTGCATGGCCTGATGTTCGGTGAAGGCACGCTTGAAATTCTTCCCGATGGTTTCGGGTTTCTGCGCAGTCCCGATTATCACTATCTGCCGTGCCCGGATGATATCTATGTGTCACCGAGCCAGATTCGCCGCTTCGGTCTGAGGAATGGAGCGACTGTCGCTGGTCAGATTCGTCCGCCCAAGGAAAACGAGCGCTACTTTGCTTTGTTACGGGTCGAGGCGATTAACGGTGAAGATCCGAATTTGCTGACGGAGAAGGTCTTCTTTGACGATCTGACACCTTTGCATCCCGAGCGTCGACTGAAGCTGGCCGGAACATCTTCAGATTACAGTTCACGCGTGGTCGATATGATTGCTCCCATTGGGATGGGACAGCGAGGACTGATTGTTTCGCCACCGAAGGCTGGCAAGACGATTCTGCTGCAGAATCTGGCGAAAGCTGTCCTTGCCAATGAACCTGATGTCTATGTGATTGTGCTGCTGATTGACGAGCGCCCCGAAGAAGTGACCGATATGGAACGGCAGGTCAAAGGGCGAAATTGCGAAGTCATTTCGAGCACGTTCGATGAACCTCCCAGCCGACATATTCAGGTTTCAGAGATGGTCATTGAGAAGGCCAAACGCATGGTTGAGTACGGTCAGCATGTGGTGATCTTTCTCGATTCGATCACCAGACTGGCCCGCGCGTGGAACTCGGAAGTTCCTCATTCGGGAAAGATTCTGACAGGTGGTGTCGATGCGAACGCTCTGCAGCATCCCAAGCGATTCTTTGGTGCGGCACGCAATGTCGAAGAAGGGGGCAGTCTGACGATTATCGCCACAGCTCTGGTTGATACAGGCAGCAAGATGGACGATGTGATCTTTGAAGAGTTCAAGGGGACAGGGAATACCGAACTGCACCTGGATCGCCGGATGGTTGAAAAGCGAGTCTGGCCGGCGATTGATATCAATCGTTCGGGGACACGCCGGGAAGAATTGCTGTTTAACGAAGAAGAACTTCGTAAAATCTGGATTTTACGCCGAGTCGTGGGTGACATGAACCCCGTAGAAGCCATGGAACTGCTGACATCCAGATTGCGGCGGACCAAGACGAATGAAGAGTTCCTGAGTACAATGAATTTGAGTTGA
- the nusB gene encoding transcription antitermination factor NusB: MSMSRRHKAREVVLQMLYLKDLNPDVGFEQIRQMIQAELPDETLSRFAWGLFSGAMEFRPALDKRIEEAAVNWSLSRMAPTDRNVLRLGAYELLQTDTPHRVVIDEALELAKSFGGANSGSFVNGILDRLLPPEKRARAAKPAEEAHASEVHATTESVQPADGEEEAPA, translated from the coding sequence ATGTCAATGTCCCGCCGCCACAAAGCCCGTGAAGTCGTGCTTCAGATGCTGTATCTGAAGGATCTCAATCCCGATGTGGGCTTCGAGCAGATTCGTCAGATGATTCAGGCCGAGTTGCCGGATGAAACGCTCTCTCGCTTTGCCTGGGGGCTCTTTTCCGGGGCGATGGAATTCCGCCCGGCGCTGGACAAGAGAATCGAAGAAGCAGCGGTCAACTGGTCGCTCAGTCGCATGGCACCCACAGATCGCAACGTGCTGAGATTAGGTGCCTATGAACTTCTGCAGACCGATACGCCCCACCGCGTGGTGATCGATGAAGCTCTCGAACTGGCCAAATCTTTTGGCGGTGCGAATAGCGGCTCGTTTGTGAACGGCATTCTGGATCGTTTACTGCCACCCGAGAAAAGAGCACGCGCTGCAAAGCCTGCTGAAGAAGCGCACGCCTCAGAAGTGCACGCCACGACAGAGTCAGTACAGCCAGCCGATGGAGAAGAAGAAGCTCCTGCGTGA
- a CDS encoding phosphohexomutase domain-containing protein, giving the protein MAPADEPSEIFPPIDAVAPGALPGGTYRCPGETYSISRSVHLARLAAHYPLCRNCPARDEQGLLPVSFPVAPILENREEEILSEGGVRAVYLNVMHRTRAVEWGRAIGKALSEGAFGGEASPVGTTSRVVIGHDERVSSPEIAAGLVKGLRQQGKDIADLGFCRKPDLTLAMSSFQSVLAIFITGSGYGPAWTGFDLIGPDGLAWPSIEQLRWLSEESHTGTYAHARQLGRYSPLLHFEQDQTLQEEFHALRPLTVVCGSENELLFQRLKRLTEHHPCRLIPLSLPAVHRDLSSHTSASLRVLEETVRQEQAHLGCYFAPDGETLTAVDEQGTWLSMQDVTLLLAIELAQEPLTAPSQQPLEICLTTTAWAHWHTDFERWGFVSLDGGPSIQTMTKALTSRKCLVGTNGSPQWWLLRKDLAVCDALRVFGTLLRSLSRSDRPCSQQLAAHKAGLPRDLSP; this is encoded by the coding sequence ATGGCACCGGCAGACGAGCCATCAGAGATATTTCCTCCGATCGATGCAGTGGCCCCAGGTGCTTTACCGGGGGGCACGTATCGCTGTCCGGGGGAAACGTATTCGATCAGCCGCAGTGTGCATCTGGCGCGACTGGCGGCTCATTATCCCCTCTGTCGGAACTGCCCGGCTCGCGACGAACAAGGACTGCTGCCAGTCAGTTTCCCTGTGGCACCGATCCTTGAAAACCGTGAAGAAGAGATCCTATCGGAGGGTGGAGTCCGGGCGGTTTATCTGAATGTGATGCATCGCACTCGTGCGGTGGAGTGGGGCAGAGCGATTGGCAAGGCTTTGAGCGAAGGGGCTTTCGGGGGAGAAGCCTCGCCTGTCGGGACGACATCAAGAGTGGTGATTGGTCATGATGAGCGGGTCAGTTCGCCAGAGATTGCCGCAGGGCTGGTTAAAGGCCTCAGACAGCAGGGGAAGGATATTGCTGATCTGGGGTTCTGCCGAAAGCCCGATCTGACCCTGGCCATGTCATCGTTCCAAAGTGTGCTGGCGATCTTTATCACTGGTTCGGGATATGGCCCTGCCTGGACGGGATTCGACCTGATCGGGCCGGATGGCCTGGCTTGGCCATCGATTGAGCAATTGCGTTGGCTCAGTGAGGAATCTCACACGGGAACTTATGCCCATGCCAGACAGCTGGGTCGATACTCACCTCTTCTCCACTTTGAGCAGGATCAGACCTTACAGGAAGAGTTTCATGCGCTGCGCCCGCTGACTGTGGTTTGCGGGAGTGAGAATGAACTCCTCTTTCAGCGATTGAAGCGATTGACGGAACATCATCCGTGCCGGTTGATTCCGCTCTCGCTGCCGGCTGTGCATCGGGATTTATCGAGTCATACTTCCGCCTCGCTGAGAGTTCTGGAAGAGACTGTTCGTCAGGAGCAGGCCCATCTGGGGTGCTATTTCGCACCGGATGGTGAAACGTTGACTGCTGTCGATGAACAGGGGACGTGGCTCTCGATGCAGGATGTGACGTTGCTGCTGGCGATTGAACTGGCTCAGGAACCTCTGACGGCTCCCTCGCAACAACCATTAGAAATCTGTCTGACAACGACGGCCTGGGCTCATTGGCACACCGATTTCGAACGGTGGGGATTTGTGAGTCTCGATGGTGGCCCATCGATCCAGACGATGACGAAAGCACTCACGAGTCGAAAATGTTTAGTGGGTACCAACGGCTCTCCCCAATGGTGGCTTCTGCGCAAAGACCTGGCCGTCTGCGATGCTTTGCGTGTGTTTGGCACATTGCTGAGATCGCTCAGTCGCTCGGATCGTCCCTGTTCTCAACAATTGGCCGCTCACAAGGCGGGCTTACCACGCGATCTGAGTCCATGA